The Myxococcaceae bacterium JPH2 genome has a window encoding:
- a CDS encoding OPT/YSL family transporter has translation MSAPAGERLRAPEASEPSVAPHGLEAPGEAPRELTVRAVGAGLLIGALLALINVYMGLKTGMWESGSLLAAVLGFSGLASLARRRGSPYTPLENNITQTAAAAVGAMPAAVGLLGAVPAMMMVGVSVSGWGVAAWGVALGALGVLAAALLRRRLVVEEALPFPTGTATAELISTLHATRPPGATQRSGRGRTLAGAGAVAMAITWLRDARGLLPSQWVPPGSLGGVPLSTLGWGVGISPMLLAVGMLTGLHLGLSMLAGAGVAWGVLAPWLVSSGRVSTVGFEALAAWLVWPGVGLLVGAAVASLVAQARDFLGVVKDLRALGGAEAGALPRWAGGVAVGAVLLTLGLGAGLFGLGARHLLLALVLLLPLCAVCARGAGQTDVSPVGQMGQLSQALAGALVPSAVGSGGLGAAGALSVTSGVQSAMGPNVAVGSVVAGAAAQTGVSMWSLKAGHVLGASPRRQLIAQLLGVLAGAAVGVPAWLLLVGAYGLGSAALPAPSAQQFRAVAEVAVQGLAGLPPQAGLAAGVGFAVGVALSLAARGRAARWLPSPVAMGIGFITPASFAVTLCLGAGLVVAARRRWPEATVHHVPAVGAGAIAGESLMGLLIAALLALGVMRPG, from the coding sequence ATGAGCGCTCCGGCCGGCGAGCGGCTCCGCGCGCCCGAGGCGTCGGAGCCATCCGTCGCGCCGCACGGGCTCGAGGCTCCGGGCGAGGCGCCTCGCGAGTTGACGGTGCGCGCGGTGGGCGCGGGGCTGCTCATCGGCGCGCTCCTGGCGCTCATCAATGTCTACATGGGCCTGAAGACGGGCATGTGGGAGAGCGGCTCGCTGCTGGCCGCGGTGCTGGGCTTCAGTGGTCTGGCCTCACTCGCGCGGCGACGTGGCTCGCCGTACACGCCGCTGGAGAACAACATCACCCAGACGGCCGCGGCGGCGGTGGGCGCGATGCCCGCGGCGGTGGGGCTGTTGGGCGCGGTGCCCGCGATGATGATGGTGGGCGTGTCGGTGTCGGGCTGGGGAGTCGCCGCGTGGGGCGTGGCGCTGGGCGCGCTGGGGGTGCTCGCCGCGGCGTTGCTGCGCAGGCGTCTGGTGGTGGAGGAGGCGCTGCCGTTCCCGACTGGCACGGCGACCGCGGAACTCATCTCCACGCTGCATGCCACGCGTCCGCCCGGTGCCACGCAGCGCTCGGGCCGAGGGCGAACGCTGGCGGGCGCGGGCGCGGTGGCCATGGCCATCACCTGGCTGCGTGACGCGCGCGGGTTGCTGCCCTCGCAGTGGGTGCCGCCGGGTTCGCTCGGGGGCGTGCCGCTGAGCACGCTGGGCTGGGGCGTGGGCATCAGCCCCATGCTGCTGGCGGTGGGGATGCTGACGGGGCTGCACCTGGGCTTGAGCATGTTGGCGGGCGCGGGCGTGGCCTGGGGCGTGCTCGCGCCATGGCTGGTGAGCAGCGGACGCGTGTCGACCGTGGGCTTCGAGGCGCTCGCCGCGTGGCTGGTGTGGCCCGGCGTGGGGCTGTTGGTGGGCGCGGCGGTGGCCTCGTTGGTGGCGCAGGCGCGCGACTTCCTGGGCGTGGTGAAGGACCTGCGCGCGCTGGGCGGCGCCGAGGCGGGCGCGCTGCCTCGCTGGGCGGGCGGCGTGGCGGTGGGCGCGGTGTTGCTGACGCTGGGACTGGGCGCTGGGTTGTTCGGCCTGGGCGCGCGGCATCTGCTGCTCGCGTTGGTGCTGCTGCTGCCGCTGTGCGCGGTGTGCGCGCGAGGCGCGGGGCAGACGGACGTGTCGCCCGTGGGGCAGATGGGGCAGTTGTCCCAGGCGCTCGCGGGAGCACTGGTTCCGAGCGCGGTGGGCTCGGGAGGGCTCGGCGCTGCCGGGGCGCTCTCGGTGACTTCAGGCGTGCAGAGCGCGATGGGGCCCAACGTCGCGGTGGGCTCGGTGGTGGCGGGCGCGGCGGCGCAGACGGGGGTCAGCATGTGGTCGCTCAAGGCGGGACATGTGCTGGGCGCTTCGCCTCGGCGGCAGCTCATCGCGCAGCTTCTGGGGGTGTTGGCGGGCGCGGCGGTGGGCGTGCCCGCGTGGCTCTTGTTGGTGGGGGCGTATGGGTTGGGCTCGGCCGCGCTGCCGGCGCCCTCGGCGCAGCAGTTCCGAGCGGTCGCGGAGGTGGCCGTGCAAGGGCTGGCGGGGCTGCCGCCTCAGGCTGGGTTGGCGGCGGGCGTGGGCTTCGCGGTGGGCGTGGCCCTGTCCCTGGCGGCTCGAGGGCGCGCGGCCCGGTGGTTGCCGTCTCCGGTGGCCATGGGCATCGGGTTCATTACCCCGGCGTCCTTCGCGGTGACGCTGTGCCTGGGCGCGGGGCTGGTGGTGGCGGCGCGGCGACGGTGGCCCGAAGCCACCGTGCATCACGTGCCGGCCGTGGGCGCGGGCGCCATCGCGGGCGAGTCCCTCATGGGTCTACTCATCGCCGCACTGCTCGCGCTCGGCGTCATGCGGCCGGGCTGA
- a CDS encoding PAS domain S-box protein has translation MTMMLDELTTCAGLALAPPTSTGACLILISTTTPAAIGKAFRLEPGEHVIGRGSDAAVRIDDHGVSRKHARIIRTSEGVCHVTDLDSTNGTFLNGMPVTTAELAEGDRLQIGTVTVFRFSKRELLEQREEQLRQALSAARVGIWDWNAHSGLVTWSEQVDRLLGLPVGKLSARAMDLEEVVHPGDLTRVREALATALQLKSQVDVEYRIVPMGSGSRWISCKGDVLCDASGQPARVTGTVMDITARKQAEQELHRQALIFESIYDGVVITDLGGGIIDWNSSAERMFGRGKVDALGQTLFSVLHPHEPDRRTGAILAALEVHGRWTGELEFRRKDGSPCYCESVVVPLRDAEGRVIANIMVHRDTTERKQLQAQLVVADRLASVGTLGAGVAHEINNPLAYMLVNLHLIREGLERMEPHEPQPGSVASLQQLVRETAEGAERIASIVRDLKVFARGEQESRTLPVDVRRAVELACKMADNVIRHRARLVTEFEPVPSVEASESRLCQVFLNLLLNAAQAIPEDSPTTQDHEIRVVIRAGEAGRVVVEVRDTGIGMTPEVLGRIFDPFFTTKAVGVGTGLGLSICHGIIESMGGAIHAESEPGRGSTFRVVLRAAAREPEVGPRGVAPVHPGARARILVVDDEPNVTLALQRSLSTEHDVATANSAQAALRLVSEGVRFDLILCDVMMPGMTGMDLYHELGRCAPEQAGRMVFMTGGAFTPRTVSFLRDVPNLKLSKPLDLGQLRELVGRSAEGGR, from the coding sequence ATGACGATGATGCTGGACGAGTTGACGACGTGCGCAGGACTGGCGCTGGCACCCCCCACGTCGACGGGGGCCTGCCTCATCCTCATCAGCACGACGACTCCGGCCGCCATTGGCAAGGCCTTCCGACTGGAGCCCGGAGAGCATGTCATCGGCCGAGGCTCCGACGCGGCCGTGCGCATCGATGACCACGGCGTGTCTCGCAAGCACGCGCGCATCATCCGCACCTCCGAGGGCGTCTGCCACGTCACGGACCTGGACTCGACCAACGGGACGTTCCTCAACGGGATGCCCGTCACCACGGCGGAGCTGGCGGAGGGAGACCGGCTTCAGATTGGCACCGTCACGGTGTTCCGCTTCTCCAAGCGCGAGCTGTTGGAGCAGCGCGAGGAGCAGCTCCGCCAGGCCCTGTCCGCCGCGCGCGTGGGCATCTGGGATTGGAACGCGCACAGCGGGCTGGTGACGTGGAGCGAGCAGGTGGACCGGCTCCTGGGGTTGCCGGTGGGCAAGCTGTCCGCGCGCGCCATGGACCTGGAGGAAGTGGTGCACCCGGGGGACCTGACTCGGGTGCGCGAGGCGCTGGCCACCGCGCTCCAGCTCAAGTCCCAGGTGGATGTGGAGTACCGCATCGTCCCCATGGGCAGCGGCTCGCGGTGGATCTCCTGCAAGGGCGATGTGCTGTGTGACGCCTCGGGGCAGCCAGCGCGCGTGACGGGCACGGTGATGGACATCACCGCGCGCAAGCAGGCCGAGCAGGAGCTGCACCGGCAGGCGCTCATCTTCGAGAGCATCTACGACGGCGTCGTCATCACGGACCTGGGTGGCGGCATCATCGACTGGAACAGCAGCGCGGAGCGGATGTTCGGCCGGGGCAAGGTGGATGCGCTGGGCCAGACGCTCTTCAGCGTGCTGCATCCGCACGAGCCGGACCGGCGCACCGGCGCCATCCTGGCGGCGCTGGAGGTCCATGGGCGCTGGACCGGGGAGCTGGAGTTCCGGCGCAAGGACGGCTCGCCGTGCTACTGCGAATCGGTGGTGGTGCCGCTGCGTGACGCCGAGGGGCGCGTCATCGCCAACATCATGGTCCACCGCGACACGACGGAGCGCAAACAGCTCCAGGCGCAGCTCGTGGTGGCGGACCGGCTGGCCTCGGTGGGCACGCTGGGCGCGGGCGTGGCGCATGAAATCAACAACCCGCTGGCCTACATGCTGGTGAACCTGCACCTCATCCGCGAGGGGCTGGAGCGCATGGAGCCGCACGAGCCGCAGCCGGGCAGCGTGGCCTCGCTCCAGCAGCTCGTGCGCGAGACGGCGGAGGGCGCCGAGCGCATCGCCAGCATCGTGAGGGACCTGAAGGTCTTCGCGCGCGGCGAGCAGGAGTCGCGCACGCTGCCGGTGGACGTGCGGCGCGCGGTGGAGCTGGCGTGCAAGATGGCGGACAACGTCATCCGCCACCGCGCGCGGCTGGTGACGGAGTTCGAGCCGGTGCCGTCGGTGGAGGCCAGCGAGTCGCGGCTGTGCCAGGTGTTCCTCAACCTGTTGCTCAACGCGGCGCAGGCCATCCCCGAGGACAGCCCGACCACGCAGGACCATGAAATCCGCGTCGTCATCCGCGCGGGCGAGGCGGGCCGGGTGGTGGTGGAGGTGCGGGACACGGGCATCGGCATGACGCCGGAGGTGCTGGGGCGCATCTTCGACCCGTTCTTCACCACGAAGGCGGTGGGCGTGGGCACGGGGCTGGGGCTGTCCATCTGCCACGGCATCATCGAGTCCATGGGCGGCGCCATCCACGCGGAGAGCGAGCCTGGACGCGGCAGCACGTTCCGCGTGGTGCTGCGCGCGGCGGCGCGAGAGCCGGAGGTGGGCCCGCGCGGTGTCGCGCCTGTGCACCCCGGAGCGAGGGCGCGCATCCTGGTGGTCGATGACGAGCCCAACGTGACGCTGGCGCTGCAGCGCTCGCTGTCCACCGAGCACGACGTGGCCACGGCCAACAGCGCCCAGGCCGCGCTGCGGCTCGTGAGCGAGGGCGTGCGCTTCGACCTCATCCTCTGCGACGTGATGATGCCGGGGATGACGGGCATGGACCTGTACCACGAGCTGGGGCGCTGCGCGCCGGAGCAGGCCGGGCGCATGGTGTTCATGACCGGCGGCGCTTTCACGCCGCGCACCGTGTCCTTCCTGCGCGACGTGCCCAACTTGAAGCTGAGCAAACCGCTGGACCTGGGACAGCTTCGCGAGCTGGTGGGAAGGTCGGCGGAGGGCGGGCGATGA